GCAGTGGCTTCGCGTCCGTGGGTTTCTAGAAAGGCTACGACGACGTCAACGCCGCTTTCTTTCAGGCGCTGGCCTTCACGCAGCATGTCGTAAGTCTTACCAACGCCAGGTGCCGCACCTATCAGCACCTTCAGCTTCCCTCGTACCGACGCCATCGCCAAGCCTCCTCCACAACGTGGCTTCCGTTACATCAGCCCTTCACCATGTGATCCAACGCAAGATTGAGTTCGACCACATTCACGGCTCTTTCACCGATGAAGCCCAACGCCCTGTTTGTGGTGTACTGCTTCACCAGTATAGTGACCGCGGCCTTGCTCATGCCACGTTCCTTTGCGACTCTGTTCACCTGTATGCTCGCGTATTCAGGACTGATCTGATAGTCCAGACCCGATGCCGAGGCGGTGACCGCGTCGGCAGGAACATCCTGCAGCGATACATGCTCGCGCTGGGCAACCGCCTGCTTGCGTTCACGAATCAGCTTCAGAAGTTCGGGGCTCGTAGGACCGAGATTGGACCCAGAAGAGGAAGCAGCGTTATATGGCATGGGGTCACCATTGGAATTCGTTGTCGCAGAGGGCCGAGACTGGAAATACTGCGGCAGGGCATGGCCTTTCGCATCGGTGAAGGATTGCCCGATATATTTCGAAGCGATGACCTTGCCGCTGCCGTTCTCGATCAGGGAACCGTTCGACTGGCTGGGGAATGCGAGTTGTCCGATCAGGGTGAGAGCGCCGGTGTAGACCAGCGCTATCACAGCCGTGAGCACCAGCATGGCCCGGAATCCTGCGAAAAGACTCCTCAACTGCAATGAGATTGTCGACTTCATGTTGTTTCCTTTCCGCTCAGAAGCCCGGAATCATGCGCACGAACACATCGATAAGCCAAATGCCGATGAAGGGTGCGATGATGCCACCAAGACCATAGATCTTCAGATTGCGCGACAGAATCTTCTCACTGTCTTCCGCCCGATACTTCACTCCCCTCAGAGCCAGTGGTATCAGTGCCACGATGATGATGGCGTTGAAGATGATCGCGGACAGCACAGCCGAAAGCGACGAATGCAGACCCATGATGTTCAGCACACCCAATCCTGGGAAATTGCTCATGAACATGGCCGGTATGATGGCAAAATATTTGGCAAGATCATTCGCAATCGAGAATGTCGTCAACGCTCCTCGCGTAATCAGCAATTGCTTGCCGATGCGCACGATATCAATGAGCTTGGTTGGGTCGGAATCCAGATCAACCATGTTTCCCGCCTCTTTGGCGGCGGAAGTTCCAGAATTCATGGCCACGCCCACATCCGATTGGGCAAGCGCCGGGGCATCATTGGTGCCGTCTCCGGTCATTGCCACAAGCTTTCCCTTGGCCTGTTCCGCCGCAATGTAAGCGAGCTTGTCCTCCGGCTTGGCTTCGGCAATGAAATCATCGACGCCAGCTTCCTTGGCTATGGCCTTGGCAGTCAGCGGATTGTCACCCGTGACCATAACGGTGCGAATGCCCATCTTGCGCAGATCTGCAAAGCGTTCCTTCAAGCCGTTTTTGACGATGTCCTTCAGTTGAATGACGCCAAGGGCGACGATTGCTCCATCGGTGGTTCTTTCGGCAACTACGAGTGGCGTGCCACCTTCGGAGGAAATGGCTCGCACCCTGTCCTGAAGGGCATCGTGCGCCTCCTGTGCGATTCCTCCGCCTTCCTGTGCAATCCATGCCTCCACAGCTGAGGCGGCACCCTTGCGTATCTTCCTGCCGTCAGGAAGATCAAGACCTGACATTCTCGTTTCTGCAGTAAATGGCACCGGCGTCGCATCCGGCAGGGTACTGAGCGAAATGTCCTCTTTCGCCGCGAGTGCGACTATGGACTTCCCTTCGGCGGTGGAATCGCTCAGGGAGCTCAAGGCTGCGGCCTTCACCATCTCAGTATGGTCAACACCAGGCAAAGCGTGGAAATCAGAGGCCTGACGGTTGCCATAGGTGATGGTTCCCGTCTTGTCGAGCAGCAGGGTCGTCACGTCACCTGCCGCCTCGATGGCACGTCCGGAGGTGACGAGCACATTATGCTGCACCATCCGGTCCATTCCTGCTATGCCTATTGCCGAGAGGAGTGCTCCGATGGTCGTTGGTATCAGGCACACCAGCAAGGCGATCAGCACGGTGAGCGTCACCTGGGCATGCTGCAGCGAAGCCATAGGATTGAGGCAGAGCACGACCACCAGGAAGATGATGGTCAGCGAGCTCAGCAACACATTGAGTGCTATCTCATTGGGCGTTTTCTGACGGTTTGCACCTTCGACCAAGGCGATCATCTTTTCAATGAAACTTTCGCCAGGTTTCTGCGTGATGCGTACGATAATGCGGTCGGAAAGTACGGTAGTACCACCTGTTACAGCGCTGCGGTCACCTCCTGATTCGCGTATCACGGGTGCCGATTCGCCCGTTATGGCCGACTCATCGACCGATGCGATGCCTGAAACGATCTCGCCATCACCCGGTATCGTCTCACCTTCTTCCACAACCACCACGTCACCCTGCTGCAGTTCGGATGATTCCATGTCGATGGCAGGGGTGATCTTCACGTCCGGGTCACTCTCGGGCTTGTATCCATGAACACGATGGGCGGGAGTTGCCGTCCGAGTGTTGCGCAGGGCGGCTGCCTGAGCCTTGCCACGGCCTTCCGCGACGGCTTCCGCCAGATTCGCGAACAACACCGTTGCCCACAGCCATGCGGCTATGATCCATGTGAACGAGATGGGGATGCTGCTGCCGCCACGCAGCGAGGCATCATTCGGGAATAGACTTTGGAACACTCCGAGCACCGTAAGCAGCAGAGCGCCAACCCAGACAACGAACATAACCGGGTTATGCCACTCATAGCGCGGATCGAACTTGCGGAGTGCATCAGGTACAGATTTCAGCAGAAGTTTCGACAAGCCTTTGCCTTGCGCGTGATTGCCTTGCAACACGACTTTTTGTGAATCAGACATGTTACGCTACCAGTCCCTCTGCCAACGGTCCCAACGCAAGAGTCGGGAAGAACGTCAGCGCAGAAATAATGATGATGACAAAAACAAGAAGAAACACGAACAGGCTCCTATGCGTCTTCAAGGTGCCGGATGTCGTCGGAACCTTGTCCTGCTGGGCAAGCGATCCTGCGAGCGCCAGCACCAGCACGATGGGAACGAATCGTCCCAGCAGCATCGCCACGGCGAGTGCCGTGTTCATCCACGGAGTGTTTGCCGTGAGACCGGCGAATGCCGAACCGTTGTTGTTGGCTGCCGAAGTGAAGGCGTAGACCAGTTCGGAAAAACCATGCGAGCCGGAGTTGAGCAACGAGGTGTGCTCCACAGAGTTGCGTGCGGCAGGAATGGCCAAGGATATGGCCGTGCCAGCCAGCACGATGATCGGTGTGACCAGAAAATACAGCGAGGCCAGCTTCATCTGTCGCGGACCGATTTTCTTGCCAAGATATTCGGGTGTACGCCCGACCAGCAGACCTGCGATGAATACCGTGACAATCGCCATGACCAGAATGCTGTAAAGGCCTCCCCCGACGCCACCTGGCGAAACCTCGCCGAACATCATGTTCAGCATGAGCATCATGCCGCCCAAGGCGGTGTACGAGTCATACATCGAGCTGGCAGCGCCGGTCGACGTGCCGGTGGCAGTGCCGCCGAACAGAGAGGACCACACGATGCCAAAGCGTGTTTCCTTGCCTTCCATCGCCGCACCCGCAAGCTGGGTTGTGGCATGAGGCGAGAAGGATTCGAAGCTCACCAGAAGTATGAAGGACACCACCCAGAG
This Bifidobacterium sp. WK041_4_12 DNA region includes the following protein-coding sequences:
- the kdpC gene encoding potassium-transporting ATPase subunit KdpC; the encoded protein is MKSTISLQLRSLFAGFRAMLVLTAVIALVYTGALTLIGQLAFPSQSNGSLIENGSGKVIASKYIGQSFTDAKGHALPQYFQSRPSATTNSNGDPMPYNAASSSGSNLGPTSPELLKLIRERKQAVAQREHVSLQDVPADAVTASASGLDYQISPEYASIQVNRVAKERGMSKAAVTILVKQYTTNRALGFIGERAVNVVELNLALDHMVKG
- the kdpB gene encoding potassium-transporting ATPase subunit KdpB; the protein is MSDSQKVVLQGNHAQGKGLSKLLLKSVPDALRKFDPRYEWHNPVMFVVWVGALLLTVLGVFQSLFPNDASLRGGSSIPISFTWIIAAWLWATVLFANLAEAVAEGRGKAQAAALRNTRTATPAHRVHGYKPESDPDVKITPAIDMESSELQQGDVVVVEEGETIPGDGEIVSGIASVDESAITGESAPVIRESGGDRSAVTGGTTVLSDRIIVRITQKPGESFIEKMIALVEGANRQKTPNEIALNVLLSSLTIIFLVVVLCLNPMASLQHAQVTLTVLIALLVCLIPTTIGALLSAIGIAGMDRMVQHNVLVTSGRAIEAAGDVTTLLLDKTGTITYGNRQASDFHALPGVDHTEMVKAAALSSLSDSTAEGKSIVALAAKEDISLSTLPDATPVPFTAETRMSGLDLPDGRKIRKGAASAVEAWIAQEGGGIAQEAHDALQDRVRAISSEGGTPLVVAERTTDGAIVALGVIQLKDIVKNGLKERFADLRKMGIRTVMVTGDNPLTAKAIAKEAGVDDFIAEAKPEDKLAYIAAEQAKGKLVAMTGDGTNDAPALAQSDVGVAMNSGTSAAKEAGNMVDLDSDPTKLIDIVRIGKQLLITRGALTTFSIANDLAKYFAIIPAMFMSNFPGLGVLNIMGLHSSLSAVLSAIIFNAIIIVALIPLALRGVKYRAEDSEKILSRNLKIYGLGGIIAPFIGIWLIDVFVRMIPGF